A genome region from Manihot esculenta cultivar AM560-2 chromosome 5, M.esculenta_v8, whole genome shotgun sequence includes the following:
- the LOC110615351 gene encoding uncharacterized protein LOC110615351 has product MANALAFDDSNHATSMEEGDLIDRSTRKKHKELPDDAPVNYLDMEDQEVLDGGTRRDDKAPEKPDLPKFSFKNTLLNQHIGTRDACFDDDAMSEASCESDDEGDATCPRVKITIPCLPIEYYNDEFLLRIESLLGKSIKVDQNTSMVSRGHYARICIEINMEKPLVAKFKLRRCVRPVEYEGLHLVCFSCGRYGHEAKKCPARGGSSGAGNPAGKAHANDPIDVDKDKGRAIPNNPMIVNDYGDWMLVKKDKRNFKKVSNKVLVDKESSKDKFSAKEKGIKPLTDRSNRYAALEINDKNPVRPDAGDTGTDIISTPTNSSLISNKVAIVPKPRRVAEETEHVLVFGGKKYASVSRTVTNRGVFSNHDNTHANGNLDIPNAENQFPHPSAPNIDENLKTNEIQEMDIVPETPLEGELSRRRLPTFRRAFLEYKRLFKPDIFCIMEPRVSGTHANAICGRLGFDNWIRVESLGFSGGVWIFWTENNFSIQLIESHPQFVTCKVLPVSGISWNLCFIYASSYSPCRRILWTDLKLDSGDLSDEWMALGDFNCVPFQYELQGYSTFNISGAKLFSDWIFDNGLLDMGFEGLAFTWSRGLSSHSLQRAQLDRALCSPNWQFRFPHDYVTHPAKFHSDHCPLVVSLNKHVHRMEGPFHFQLAWMNHADLGMIVGNALNSSTDFSDFIKNLASDLSLWN; this is encoded by the exons ATGGCAAACGCTCTCGCCTTTGACGATAGTAACCATGCTACCTCCATGGAGGAGGGCGATTTGATTGACAGGAGTACAAGAAAAAAACATAAAGAGCTGCCTGATGATGCTCCGGTTAACTACCTGGACATGGAAGACCAAGAGGTTTTGGATGGTGGGACAAGGAGGGATGATAAGGCGCCAGAGAAACCTGATCTccctaaattttcttttaaaaacacGTTGTTGAATCAACATATAGGGACTAGGGATgcttgttttgatgatgatgCAATGAGTGAAGCATCATGTGAATCTGATGATGAGGGAGATGCTACTTGTCCTAGAGTTAAAATAAC GATTCCTTGCTTACCTATTGAATACTACAATGACGAGTTCCTTTTGAGAATTGAGAGCTTGCTCGGAAAATCTATTAAGGTGGACCAAAATACAAGTATGGTGAGTAGAGGACACTACGCCAGGATTTGCATTGAGATTAACATGGAAAAACCCTTAGTGGCCAAATTCAAGCTTCGCCGATGTGTTAGACCAGTGGAATATGAAGGGCTCCACCTGGTGTGTTTCAGTTGCGGTAGATATGGCCATGAAGCCAAGAAGTGCCCGGCGAGGGGAGGCTCTAGCGGTGCCGGTAATCCTGCGGGGAAAGCCCATGCCAACGATCCGATTGATGTGGATAAGGACAAGGGAAGAGCAATCCCTAATAATCCGATGATTGTCAATGATTATGGGGATTGGATGCTTGTCAAAAAAGATAAGAGGAATTTTAAAAAAGTCTCTAACAAAGTTCTAGTCGACAAGGAGTCTTCTAAAGATAAATTTTCTGCTAAGGAAAAAGGGATAAAACCTTTGACGGACCGTTCTAATCGATATGCTGCTTTGGAGATTAATGA TAAAAACCCAGTGAGACCTGATGCTGGAGATACTGGGACAGATATTATTTCTACTCCTACCAATTCTTCTTTAATTTCGAATAAAGTGGCTATTGTTCCTAAACCTAGAAGAGTTGCGGAGGAGACAGAACATGTCCTTGTTTTTGGAGGGAAAAAATATGCTTCGGTTTCTCGTACTGTTACCAACCGGGGTGTTTTTTCTAACCATGACAACACTCATGCAAATGGTAACCTAGACATTCCTAATGCGGAAAATCAATTTCCGCATCCCTCTGCTCCTAATATTGACGAGAACCTGAAAACGAATGAGATTCAAGAGATGGACATTGTTCCGGAGACTCCACTTGAGGGGG AACTGTCAAGGCGCCGCCTCCCTACCTTTCGGAGGGCTTTCTTAGAATACAAGAGACTCTTTAAACCTGACATCTTTTGCATTATGGAGCCTAGGGTGAGTGGCACTCATGCAAATGCTATTTGTGGGAGGTTGGGTTTTGATAATTGGATTCGAGTTGAATCTCTGGGCTTCAGTGGCGGTGTTTGGATTTTCTGGACTGAAAATAACTTTAGCATTCAGCTTATTGAATCTCATCCTCAGTTTGTTACTTGTAAAGTTCTGCCTGTGTCTGGTATTTCCTGGAACCTTTGCTTTATTTATGCTAGCTCCTATAGCCCATGCAGACGTATCTTGTGGACCGACTTGAAGCTTGACTCTGGTGATTTGAGTGATGAATGGATGGCTTTGGGTGATTTTAATTGTGTCCCTTTCCAATATGAGCTTCAGGGATACAGTACGTTTAATATTTCTGGAGCGAAACTTTTTTCGGATTGGATTTTTGATAATGGTTTGCTGGATATGGGTTTTGAAGGCTTGGCTTTTACTTGGTCCAGGGGTCTGTCTTCTCATTCCCTCCAAAGGGCTCAGCTTGATAGAGCCCTCTGTTCCCCTAATTGGCAATTTCGTTTTCCACATGATTATGTTACTCATCCTGCCAAATTTCATTCGGATCATTGTCCTCTGGTGGTTTCTTTGAACAAACATGTGCACCGTATGGAGGGTCCTTTTCATTTTCAGCTTGCATGGATGAACCATGCAGATTTGGGGATGATTGTTGGTAATGCTTTAAATTCTTCTACTGACTTTTCCGATTTTATTAAGAATTTGGCTTCAGATTTAAGCCTTTGGAATTGA